A portion of the Acidobacteriota bacterium genome contains these proteins:
- the rfbB gene encoding dTDP-glucose 4,6-dehydratase: MRTMIVTGGAGFIGSNFVRRVLDRTDWRVVVFDDLTYAGNLANLTACEGDARYAFVKGDIAEREAVRRLLTEHSPQAIVNFAAESHVDRSIDDASAFIRTNIVGAFELLEATRRHLADAGDAESFRFLHVSTDEVYGSLGPTGLFHETTAYAPNSPYAASKASADHLVRAYHETHGLPALITNCSNNYGPFQFPEKLVPLMILNALEGKALPIYGDGLNVRDWIYVDDHCDGVLAALEGGRPGEKYNLGGRSERTNLEIVDGLCAALEEHRPAAENAALRAAGVAAYIDLKTFVTDRPGHDRRYAIDDTKAREELGWAPAYDLARGLDATVRWYLDHRDWCENVQSGNYRRERLGTAGQGTM, translated from the coding sequence ATGCGCACCATGATCGTGACCGGCGGCGCCGGCTTCATTGGCTCGAACTTCGTCCGCCGGGTGCTCGACCGCACCGACTGGCGAGTGGTCGTGTTCGACGACCTCACCTATGCCGGCAATCTCGCCAACCTGACCGCCTGTGAAGGCGACGCCCGCTACGCCTTCGTCAAGGGCGACATCGCCGAGCGCGAAGCGGTGCGCCGGCTCCTCACCGAGCACTCACCGCAAGCGATCGTCAACTTCGCCGCCGAGAGTCACGTCGACCGCTCGATCGACGACGCCAGCGCCTTCATCCGCACCAACATCGTCGGCGCCTTCGAGCTGCTGGAAGCCACCCGCCGCCACCTGGCCGATGCCGGCGACGCGGAGAGCTTCCGCTTCCTGCACGTTTCGACGGACGAGGTGTACGGCAGCCTGGGGCCGACGGGTCTGTTCCACGAAACCACCGCCTACGCCCCGAACTCGCCCTACGCCGCCTCCAAGGCCTCGGCCGATCACCTGGTGCGGGCCTACCACGAGACCCACGGCCTGCCGGCGCTGATCACCAATTGCTCGAACAACTACGGCCCCTTCCAGTTCCCGGAGAAGCTCGTCCCACTGATGATCTTGAATGCCCTCGAAGGCAAGGCGCTGCCGATCTACGGCGACGGCCTCAACGTGCGCGACTGGATCTACGTGGACGACCACTGCGACGGCGTGCTGGCGGCCCTCGAAGGCGGGCGGCCCGGCGAGAAGTACAACCTCGGCGGGCGCAGCGAGCGCACCAACCTGGAGATCGTGGACGGCCTGTGCGCCGCCCTCGAAGAACACCGGCCGGCGGCGGAGAACGCGGCCCTGCGCGCCGCCGGGGTGGCGGCCTACATCGACCTCAAGACCTTCGTTACGGACCGTCCCGGCCACGACCGGCGCTACGCCATCGACGACACCAAGGCGCGCGAAGAACTCGGCTGGGCGCCGGCCTACGATCTCGCCCGGGGCCTCGACGCGACGGTGCGCTGGTATCTGGACCATCGGGACTGGTGCGAGAACGTGCAGTCCGGCAACTACCGGCGAGAGCGCCTAGGCACCGCCGGCCAGGGGACCATGTGA
- a CDS encoding undecaprenyl-diphosphate phosphatase, producing MSFFQAIVLALVQGLTEFLPISSSAHLILVPLFLGWEDQGLLFDIATNTGTLAAVMLYFRRDLQQVFAALWSAKDEAVGPREIDGIPVHRFVAAWIVGTLPVAVAGWMWGDAVATVARNAWVILLTTVIFGLLLGLADRFGARQRDFASLRVSDAAWIGLAQAIALIPGTSRSGITITVALLVGLRRPAAARFSFLLAIPVGLLAAGWDAYQLLRGEMPGGEPLPLAVGFLVAGLAAYATIGWLLAWLERQNLSLFVAYRLALGAVIAVTLL from the coding sequence ATGTCCTTCTTCCAAGCCATCGTCTTGGCCCTCGTCCAGGGCCTCACCGAGTTCCTACCGATCAGCTCTTCGGCTCATCTCATCCTGGTGCCCCTGTTCTTGGGGTGGGAGGACCAGGGGCTGCTCTTCGACATTGCCACCAACACCGGCACCCTGGCGGCGGTGATGCTCTACTTCCGGCGCGACCTGCAACAGGTGTTCGCCGCGCTGTGGTCGGCGAAGGACGAGGCGGTCGGTCCCAGGGAGATCGACGGTATTCCCGTTCACCGCTTCGTCGCCGCCTGGATTGTGGGCACCCTGCCGGTGGCGGTGGCGGGTTGGATGTGGGGCGATGCGGTGGCCACCGTGGCGCGCAACGCCTGGGTGATCCTGTTGACCACGGTGATCTTCGGGCTGCTCCTCGGGTTGGCGGATCGGTTCGGCGCCCGGCAGCGGGATTTCGCGTCGCTGCGGGTGTCCGATGCGGCCTGGATCGGTCTGGCGCAGGCCATCGCCCTGATTCCCGGTACCTCTCGCTCGGGAATCACCATCACCGTCGCCCTCCTTGTCGGGCTACGGCGCCCGGCGGCGGCGCGTTTTTCCTTCCTGCTCGCCATTCCGGTGGGCCTGTTGGCCGCCGGTTGGGACGCCTACCAACTGCTGCGCGGCGAGATGCCCGGCGGCGAACCGCTGCCGCTGGCGGTCGGATTTCTCGTCGCCGGCCTCGCCGCCTACGCCACCATCGGATGGCTTCTCGCCTGGCTGGAGCGCCAGAACCTGTCGCTGTTCGTGGCCTATCGCTTGGCGCTGGGAGCGGTGATTGCGGTCACGCTGCTGTAG
- the rfbC gene encoding dTDP-4-dehydrorhamnose 3,5-epimerase, whose amino-acid sequence MKVHTTPLEGVLLFEPLVHGDERGFFLETYHRDKYAAAGLAAAFVQDNHSKSGPHILRGLHAQRCFPQGKLVRAVEGEVFDVAVDIRRDSPTFAQWYGATLSDSNFRQLYIPPGFAHGFCVVSPSAQVEYKCTELYRADDEIGIRWDDPDIAIDWPIEHPVLSAKDRDAPTLAEWLDRLPVYPDAAADP is encoded by the coding sequence ATGAAAGTCCACACCACTCCCCTCGAAGGCGTGCTCCTCTTCGAGCCCCTGGTGCACGGCGACGAGCGCGGCTTCTTCCTGGAGACCTACCACCGCGACAAGTACGCCGCCGCCGGCCTAGCGGCGGCCTTCGTGCAGGACAACCATTCAAAGTCCGGCCCCCACATCCTGCGCGGCCTGCACGCCCAGCGGTGCTTCCCCCAGGGCAAGCTGGTGCGCGCCGTCGAGGGCGAAGTCTTCGATGTGGCGGTGGACATCCGCCGCGACTCCCCCACCTTCGCCCAGTGGTACGGCGCCACCCTGTCGGACTCGAACTTCCGCCAGCTCTACATTCCGCCGGGGTTCGCGCACGGTTTCTGCGTCGTCTCGCCATCGGCCCAGGTGGAGTACAAGTGCACCGAGCTGTACCGCGCCGACGACGAGATCGGCATCCGCTGGGACGACCCGGACATCGCCATCGACTGGCCGATCGAGCATCCGGTGCTCTCCGCCAAGGACCGCGACGCCCCCACCCTCGCCGAGTGGCTGGATCGCCTGCCGGTCTACCCTGACGCCGCCGCGGACCCATGA
- a CDS encoding sensor histidine kinase, with protein sequence MHRNETHSSLLRVVGGLTCVVAGSPVWVDLIRRPELLGRPRFQLWCLLFAMVLGSFALMTSKWCDRRGRWFQRLLLVGMTGSALAASATVPNSLHGVLLVIAAAVAAEILPLPAALLWLAGQTAIFGWISQGSYSPVETLTLVGAFGGFQLFALYSALTADRERTGREELARAHGELLATRRLLEDTTRSAERLRISRELHDVMGHRLTALTLNLEAARHSEGDAAQLQIDKAEIQARQLLSDVRRVVSALREEPAVDLARALEALGAGIDRPAIHREVPEALQFDDPEPAHALLRSAQEGLTNALRHGRAANVWLTVERADGGVALTVRDDGRGAAAPKAADRRRAGHGLAGLRERLEPLGGRLTTESPPGGGFTLRAWLPVGL encoded by the coding sequence ATGCACCGAAACGAGACCCATTCCAGCCTCTTGCGGGTGGTGGGCGGACTGACCTGTGTCGTAGCCGGCTCGCCGGTCTGGGTGGACCTCATCCGCCGGCCGGAACTGCTGGGCCGGCCGCGGTTTCAACTGTGGTGTCTTCTGTTCGCGATGGTGCTGGGGTCCTTCGCGTTGATGACCTCGAAGTGGTGCGATCGGCGGGGCCGGTGGTTTCAACGACTACTGCTGGTCGGGATGACCGGTTCGGCGCTGGCGGCTAGCGCCACCGTACCCAACTCCCTGCACGGGGTGCTGCTGGTCATCGCGGCCGCCGTTGCCGCCGAGATTCTGCCGCTGCCGGCCGCCCTCCTCTGGTTGGCCGGGCAAACGGCGATTTTCGGCTGGATCTCCCAGGGTAGCTACTCGCCGGTGGAGACCTTGACGCTGGTGGGCGCCTTTGGCGGCTTTCAGCTCTTTGCCCTCTATTCGGCACTGACGGCGGATCGTGAGCGCACCGGGCGAGAAGAGCTGGCCCGGGCCCACGGCGAACTCCTTGCCACCCGCCGGCTGTTGGAAGACACCACTCGCTCCGCCGAGCGGCTGCGCATTTCCCGCGAGCTGCACGACGTCATGGGCCATCGCTTGACCGCCCTCACGTTGAACCTGGAGGCGGCTCGTCACAGCGAAGGCGACGCGGCCCAGCTCCAGATCGACAAGGCCGAAATCCAGGCTCGGCAACTCCTCTCCGATGTCCGCCGGGTAGTCAGCGCCTTGCGCGAAGAACCGGCGGTCGACCTCGCACGGGCACTCGAGGCGTTGGGAGCGGGCATCGACCGGCCGGCGATTCACCGTGAGGTACCGGAAGCCCTGCAGTTCGACGATCCCGAGCCGGCCCACGCCCTGCTGCGCAGCGCCCAGGAAGGCCTGACCAACGCCCTGCGCCACGGCCGGGCGGCGAACGTGTGGCTGACCGTCGAGCGCGCTGATGGCGGCGTGGCCCTCACCGTGCGGGACGACGGGCGCGGCGCCGCGGCTCCGAAGGCAGCCGACCGCCGGCGCGCGGGCCACGGCCTTGCCGGCCTGCGGGAGCGGCTTGAACCGCTCGGTGGCCGGCTTACAACGGAATCCCCGCCGGGCGGCGGCTTCACCCTGCGCGCCTGGCTGCCGGTAGGTTTGTGA
- a CDS encoding SGNH/GDSL hydrolase family protein: MKTLGLRLAVVTVGLLAALLVAEVALRTTGFDLNPNPRLRWDGRFGWTFEPGYSCGPPGCFAEGRIDGVGRDGFRKPPVARAKAPGVRRLVILGDSISAGTAYPYAHTFAGRLQAWFDGGGAEERWEILNFGVDGWGTAQQWMVLEEEALSYQPDAVVLQVLPFNDVCNNNLAQLYTCGRQDFHRPYLVPEGDRWRKTWADPSRARLRQASRLFGAVEIAWLGGREEFGADGIVAFDEEPNASRRPNSRRRSVREQYAQAAGLEFQSNLYSLVPDPRQPPAVRRGWQVTERLVGEIARRLDAQGVPLYVLVVPFVETFDASWLARKSAPGPWPRSATGAELLPSYGTDRMERVASDLGLTVISGRREILARAMQPTDYFYPPSAVPDRHLNGFGHRAAAGWILDALAADGFTRLRPPEPAAAVDLLAPLPHAIALRGLWNDWVRDEHRGEGPETRLAFAGEPGAQPLLRFELESRFNDLPVQIFHNGRPVLPGRYLQQGEKWAGEVRLQAEEGRNEVIFRCSGPLPGDELWALRFFRLELVGGA, from the coding sequence ATGAAGACTCTTGGGCTGCGCCTTGCGGTGGTGACGGTCGGTTTGCTGGCGGCGCTGCTGGTGGCCGAGGTGGCCCTGCGCACGACGGGTTTCGATCTCAATCCCAATCCGCGCCTGCGCTGGGACGGGCGCTTCGGGTGGACCTTTGAGCCGGGCTATTCCTGCGGTCCGCCGGGCTGCTTCGCCGAAGGCCGTATCGACGGCGTCGGGAGAGACGGTTTCCGCAAACCGCCGGTGGCGCGGGCCAAGGCGCCCGGGGTACGCCGGTTGGTGATCCTCGGCGACTCGATCTCCGCCGGCACCGCCTATCCCTATGCCCACACCTTCGCCGGCCGCCTGCAGGCCTGGTTCGACGGCGGCGGTGCCGAGGAGCGGTGGGAGATCCTGAACTTCGGGGTGGACGGTTGGGGCACGGCCCAGCAGTGGATGGTGCTGGAGGAAGAGGCCTTGTCCTACCAACCCGATGCGGTGGTGCTGCAGGTCTTGCCCTTCAACGACGTGTGCAACAACAACCTGGCGCAGCTCTACACCTGCGGCCGTCAGGACTTTCACCGCCCCTATCTGGTGCCCGAAGGAGACCGTTGGCGAAAGACCTGGGCAGATCCCTCGCGGGCTCGCCTGCGCCAGGCCTCTCGCCTGTTCGGAGCCGTCGAAATCGCTTGGTTGGGTGGCCGGGAGGAATTCGGAGCGGATGGAATCGTCGCTTTCGACGAAGAGCCCAACGCCTCTCGCCGTCCGAATTCCCGGCGTCGCTCGGTGCGGGAGCAATACGCTCAGGCCGCGGGCCTCGAATTCCAGAGCAACCTCTATTCGCTGGTGCCGGACCCGCGCCAACCGCCGGCGGTGCGCCGTGGCTGGCAGGTGACCGAGCGGTTGGTCGGCGAGATCGCCCGGCGGCTGGATGCCCAGGGTGTTCCGCTCTATGTTTTGGTCGTGCCCTTTGTCGAGACCTTCGATGCGAGCTGGTTGGCGCGCAAGAGCGCCCCCGGCCCGTGGCCGCGGAGTGCGACGGGAGCGGAGCTGCTGCCGAGCTACGGTACGGATCGGATGGAGAGGGTCGCGTCGGACCTCGGCCTGACGGTGATCTCCGGGCGGCGAGAGATCCTCGCCCGGGCGATGCAGCCGACCGACTATTTTTACCCCCCGAGTGCCGTACCCGATCGTCATCTCAACGGATTCGGCCATCGCGCCGCGGCCGGCTGGATTCTCGACGCCCTCGCGGCCGATGGTTTCACTCGGCTTCGGCCGCCGGAGCCAGCGGCCGCGGTCGATCTTCTCGCTCCACTTCCTCACGCCATCGCCTTGCGAGGCTTGTGGAACGACTGGGTGCGGGATGAACACCGCGGCGAAGGACCGGAGACCCGGCTGGCCTTCGCCGGCGAACCGGGAGCGCAGCCGCTGCTTCGGTTCGAGCTGGAAAGCCGTTTCAACGACCTGCCGGTGCAGATCTTCCACAACGGCCGGCCGGTGCTGCCGGGCCGCTACCTCCAGCAGGGTGAAAAGTGGGCCGGAGAGGTTCGGCTGCAGGCCGAAGAGGGCCGCAACGAGGTGATCTTCCGCTGCTCCGGCCCGCTGCCGGGGGACGAGCTTTGGGCGCTTCGGTTTTTTCGCCTGGAGTTGGTAGGGGGAGCGTAA
- a CDS encoding sigma-70 family RNA polymerase sigma factor, producing the protein MNEQNPAIADAALASAARQGSQEAFRQLLLRFQRPVFNLIFRMVRDPLIAEDLAQDAFIKAFRKLDRYDPQRKFSSWLFKVAHNTTLDHMRRKRLSLVALETPDDEPDLARVLADDSRRGPEVRVQRGDLAAALEAAVATLRPEYREIVVLRYQQGLPYQEIADITGLPLGTVKTHLHRARKEVQAHLESAGWTAEGILD; encoded by the coding sequence GTGAACGAACAGAATCCAGCGATCGCCGATGCCGCCCTGGCTTCGGCGGCACGGCAGGGCTCCCAGGAGGCCTTCCGGCAACTGCTGTTGCGCTTCCAGCGACCGGTGTTCAACCTGATCTTTCGCATGGTGCGCGATCCGCTGATCGCGGAGGACCTGGCCCAGGACGCCTTCATCAAGGCCTTCCGCAAACTCGACCGCTACGATCCGCAGCGAAAATTCTCGAGTTGGCTGTTCAAAGTCGCACACAACACGACCCTCGACCATATGCGCCGCAAGCGCTTGTCGCTGGTCGCCCTGGAGACGCCGGACGACGAGCCGGATCTCGCTCGGGTGTTGGCGGACGACAGCCGCCGCGGGCCGGAAGTCCGGGTGCAGCGGGGCGATCTGGCGGCCGCTCTCGAAGCGGCGGTGGCGACCCTGCGCCCGGAATACCGGGAGATTGTGGTGCTGCGGTATCAGCAAGGTCTGCCGTACCAAGAGATCGCCGACATCACCGGCTTGCCCCTCGGCACCGTCAAGACCCACCTCCACCGGGCCCGCAAGGAGGTGCAGGCGCATCTCGAAAGCGCCGGCTGGACGGCGGAAGGAATTCTCGATTGA
- a CDS encoding response regulator transcription factor, with protein MSDSLLRVVLVDDQTLVREGIRTLLGLLDDIEVIAEAGDGDEALEVIRRQRPDAVLLDLRMPGKDGLEVLAELRAAEALPPTLVLTTFDDDAAALEAIRRGARGFLLKDISLERLAAAIRTVAAGGTLIQPALTERIFRTAGEAGWEFPSLDPPDPLTEREVEILRFLCGGYSNREIAEALGVAEGTVKNHLSSILSKLGVRDRTRAVLKGLELGFI; from the coding sequence GTGAGCGACTCGCTCCTGCGGGTCGTCCTGGTGGACGACCAGACGCTGGTGCGCGAGGGCATCCGCACCCTCCTCGGCCTGCTCGACGACATCGAAGTGATCGCCGAAGCGGGTGACGGCGACGAAGCGCTGGAGGTGATCCGGCGGCAGCGTCCCGACGCGGTATTGCTCGATCTGCGCATGCCCGGCAAGGATGGCCTGGAGGTGCTCGCCGAACTGCGTGCCGCCGAGGCGCTGCCGCCGACGCTGGTGCTCACCACCTTCGACGACGACGCGGCAGCCCTCGAAGCCATCCGCCGCGGCGCCCGCGGCTTCTTGTTGAAGGACATCTCCCTGGAGCGGTTGGCGGCGGCCATTCGTACCGTCGCCGCCGGCGGCACCCTGATCCAGCCGGCCCTGACAGAGCGCATCTTCCGCACCGCCGGCGAGGCCGGTTGGGAGTTCCCCAGCCTCGATCCGCCGGATCCCCTGACCGAGCGCGAGGTCGAGATCCTGCGCTTCCTGTGTGGCGGCTACAGCAACCGGGAGATCGCCGAGGCCCTGGGAGTGGCCGAGGGCACCGTCAAGAACCACCTCTCCAGCATCCTCTCGAAGCTCGGCGTTCGGGACCGCACCCGGGCGGTGCTCAAAGGCCTCGAACTCGGCTTCATCTAG
- a CDS encoding DUF4301 family protein, producing the protein MTSADFATADLDQLAALGISRSEAERQLAQLRHPPSPIRLDRPCRLDDGIARLPEGDAVIIAAAEEAIAAGRVSKMVPASGAASRMFKALQALRDGGEATAETDRFFDRLDDLPFAEELRQATGGDDRAHLLEALLAADGLALAARPKALIPFHRDGDGQRTAFEEHLVESTRYTRDAAGRCRLHFTVQANHQPAFADHLAAIRPRIEQSGTTLDVSFSHQHPSTDTLALDPASGRAFRRQDGRLLLRPGGHGALIENLAELAGNLVVIKNIDNVLPGETGRAAGEVKTLLIGRAAHLQRRVFQALEALERGENTALERALDLLTGAFGRKLPEAFESLATEEQRQALIDRLDRPLRVTGVVQNTGEPGGGPYWVVDSDGGQSVQLVEASQIAPEQKHLMTEATHFNPVDLVCAVRDRKGRPYDLSGYIDPATAFVADKSHAGRPLRALERPGLWNGAMAGWNTAFVEVPNWTFAPVKTVMDLLRLEHQGP; encoded by the coding sequence ATGACCTCAGCGGACTTCGCGACGGCGGACCTCGACCAGCTCGCCGCCCTTGGGATCTCCCGTTCGGAAGCGGAACGGCAGCTCGCTCAGCTACGCCATCCGCCGTCGCCGATCCGGCTGGACCGCCCGTGCCGCCTGGATGACGGCATCGCGCGCCTGCCGGAGGGGGACGCCGTCATCATCGCCGCCGCCGAGGAGGCCATCGCCGCCGGCCGCGTCTCCAAGATGGTGCCGGCCTCAGGTGCCGCCAGCCGGATGTTCAAGGCCCTCCAAGCATTGCGCGATGGTGGCGAGGCAACCGCCGAAACGGACCGCTTCTTCGACCGCCTGGACGACCTGCCCTTCGCCGAGGAGTTGCGCCAAGCCACCGGCGGGGATGACCGGGCGCACCTCCTCGAAGCCCTCCTTGCCGCCGATGGATTGGCCCTCGCCGCGCGACCCAAGGCGCTGATCCCCTTCCACCGGGACGGCGACGGACAGCGAACCGCCTTTGAGGAGCACCTGGTCGAGAGCACCCGCTATACCCGCGACGCCGCCGGCCGCTGCCGTCTCCACTTCACCGTTCAGGCGAACCATCAGCCCGCCTTCGCAGACCACCTGGCGGCGATCCGCCCCCGGATTGAGCAGAGCGGAACCACCCTCGACGTCTCCTTCTCTCACCAGCATCCGTCGACGGACACCCTCGCCCTCGACCCGGCTTCCGGCAGGGCCTTCCGCCGGCAGGACGGCCGCCTCCTCCTTCGCCCCGGCGGCCACGGCGCGCTGATCGAAAATCTGGCGGAACTCGCCGGCAACCTGGTAGTGATCAAGAACATCGACAACGTGCTGCCGGGCGAAACCGGCCGAGCGGCCGGCGAGGTCAAGACCCTCCTGATCGGCCGTGCCGCCCACCTCCAGCGCCGGGTATTCCAGGCCCTGGAAGCCCTGGAGCGTGGTGAGAACACGGCCCTCGAAAGGGCCCTGGACCTGCTCACCGGCGCCTTCGGTCGGAAGCTGCCGGAGGCGTTCGAATCCCTCGCAACGGAGGAGCAACGCCAGGCACTGATCGACCGGCTCGACCGTCCGCTACGAGTCACCGGCGTGGTTCAGAACACCGGCGAACCCGGCGGCGGGCCGTACTGGGTGGTGGACTCGGACGGCGGCCAGTCCGTCCAGCTCGTCGAGGCCTCGCAGATCGCGCCGGAGCAGAAGCACCTGATGACCGAAGCCACCCACTTCAACCCGGTGGATCTGGTTTGCGCGGTGCGCGACCGCAAAGGAAGGCCCTACGACCTCTCCGGCTATATCGATCCCGCCACCGCCTTCGTGGCCGACAAATCCCACGCCGGCCGCCCCTTGCGCGCCCTCGAACGCCCCGGCCTGTGGAACGGCGCCATGGCCGGCTGGAACACCGCCTTCGTGGAAGTGCCGAACTGGACCTTCGCGCCGGTCAAGACGGTGATGGACCTGCTGCGGCTGGAGCATCAGGGACCCTAG
- a CDS encoding chalcone isomerase family protein: MQISPTRNHRWSTAATLALLALVLVLVPATPAFAGKLAGVTLPDSVEVGDQEMVLNGMALRSKLFIKVYVAGLYLPAKTASPTAVLSADEPRRLDMNFLRSVGADSICGAWSDGLAANTPNASAELKGQFETLCSWMEDVDKGESFSFTYLPGTGTTVEVKGQNKGTLAGKAFADALFACWIGLEPGPGEGFRDDLMGG, translated from the coding sequence ATGCAGATCTCCCCGACCCGCAATCATCGTTGGTCGACGGCGGCGACCCTCGCCCTGCTGGCCCTGGTCCTGGTTCTCGTCCCGGCAACACCCGCTTTCGCCGGTAAGTTGGCCGGCGTCACCCTGCCCGACTCGGTCGAGGTGGGCGATCAGGAGATGGTCTTGAACGGCATGGCCTTGCGCTCCAAGCTGTTCATCAAGGTGTACGTGGCGGGCCTCTATCTGCCGGCGAAGACTGCGTCGCCGACGGCCGTCCTCTCCGCTGACGAGCCTCGGCGCCTCGACATGAACTTCCTGCGCAGCGTCGGCGCGGACTCGATCTGCGGCGCCTGGAGCGACGGCCTCGCCGCCAACACCCCGAACGCCTCCGCCGAGCTGAAAGGCCAGTTCGAGACCCTTTGTTCCTGGATGGAAGATGTCGACAAGGGCGAGAGCTTCTCCTTCACCTACCTTCCCGGCACCGGCACCACCGTCGAGGTCAAGGGCCAGAACAAAGGCACCCTCGCAGGCAAAGCCTTCGCCGACGCCCTCTTCGCCTGCTGGATCGGTCTGGAGCCAGGCCCCGGCGAGGGCTTCCGCGACGACCTCATGGGCGGCTGA